CAACAAGAGGTCCGGGATGAATTCGCACGTGCCCGTCAGTTTGTGGCTGATTTGAAGACACAAACTCCCTGTCTCACATTGATTGAAGCGAATGAGGCTGTTGGTGACAAAACGCTGCAGGCATTGATTTCCAGCCTGGATACTGACGCGACACTCTCTACTGAAGTGAAACCAGTCGAGTTGAAAACTCGCTCGTACGCGGCACAGCGACATGCCGGGCAACTGGCAGAAATTGAGAGACACAATCAGCGGCTGCTGCAACTGGCTTATGAGTCACGTATCGAATTCATGAAGAATCTCAAGACTGGCTCTTTAGATGAATTTAAGAAAACGGTCGAACCATATCGTGATATTTTCAAGAAAGATGTCGTGGGCGAATTTGCTCTAAAGCTGCTGCCCGCCAATGCCCGGACTCGCAAGTATCAGGAAGGACCGAAGACCGTCAGCTATCAGGTCGAAATGGATGTGTTTCCTGATGTGACCGCATATGGAATTCTCACAATTCCCAAAGATCTCAAGCTGGATGGTTCTGAGAAACGTCCAGTCGTCGTTACCCAGCATGGTCTGGAAGGACGCCCCCGGCACACGGTGGGGGAAGAAAAATATGCCGCTTATAAATCCTTCTCAACCCACCTGGCGGAACGGGGCTTTATTACATTCGCGCCTCAGAACCCATATATCCTGTTCGATCGTTTTCGAACCTTGCAGTTCAAGTCGCAGTCGATTGGTCGGACTCTGTTTTCCATTGCGGTTCCGCAGCATCAGCAGATTACAGACTGGCTGAAAACACAGCCCTTCGTCGACGGCAACCGAATCGGCTTTTATGGGATTTCCTATGGTGGAAAATCAGCTATGCGGATACCGCCACTCGTTGAAAATTATGCACTTTCGATCTGTTCAGCTGATTTTGGAGAATGGGTCTGGAAGAATGCAGCCACCGATCAACGATCCCTGCGGTACAGCTATGTCAACAAAGGGGAATATGAAATCTTCGAATGGAATCTGGGGGGGACTTTCAACTATGCGGAAATGGCAGCCTTGATCTGTCCTCGGCCCTTCATGGTTGAACGCGGTCACTTTGATGGTGTCGAACCTGATGATCGGGTCGCCCAGGAATATGCCAAGGTACGTTTTCTGTATCAGGCCCAATTGGGGATCGGTGATCGAACCACCATTGAATGGATCAAAGGTCCACATGCGATCCACGAACAGGGCGCTTATGATTTCCTGCACCAGCATCTCAACTGGCCAGAGCCCGAAAAGTCCGAGTGAAACTGACAGGCCTGCGATTTATTCATCTTTATCGTTGGTTGTCTCTTGAGTGAGCAGGTCCTCGACATGCAGCATAACGGCGGCATCAGCCTTTACCGCAGATGAATCAAGCAGCGCTTTTCGTTGAGCCGGAGAGAAGGAACCGTCCTCTTTTTGAGTTTTCGCAATCAGTCTTTGGGCCGTCTCGCGTGGTGCGCTGTATTTACCATCACCGTCCACATCCAGAAAAATGGGATTAGTGATTGCCTGAGAAGCCTTGCCATAAGTTGTCCAGCCGGGCAGGGTAATAGCATCTCCCAGTACAAACGCAACGACATAAGCGTCGTGTGGAGTGAGTCCCAGTGAAAAGGTCAGCGTCTGATCGGTAGGCTGGTTTGATTTCGTCTTGATGGTCTGGTGAGCAATCTGTTTTCCATTCACATAGATCATTGCTTCGCGCGGCTGAACCCACGATGGGGAAGCGACTCGTAACGTTGCGGTCAGCTTTGAACCTGTTTTTTTATCAGCGTGGATGGCATTCTCAGGTACCAGGTCTCCCATCTGATACTGTCCTTGCAGTTTGAGGTCTGCAAAGATTCCTGCTGATGCCACGGCCCGACCCTGTGTGAAAGCATCATACACCTCTCGGGGAACGATCTCAGAGACTTTGTCAGTTGTACTTTTCAGGTATGTCCGAGCCTGTCCTACCGGATCATTCACGGTGTGGGAGTCTGTGGCTCCGACAGCGGTCAGTTTGGAACCACGGTTCAGCAGTGACATCCAGTCTTCCAGGGCGTAGAAAAAATCGGGGATTTTATTTGCAGGCTGAGCAACTTCATAACCGTTGAAGTTGAATTCAGGTCCCTCACCCCGGTTCCCCGTGCGTCGATTGAAACGAAACCGACCGAATGGACCATCCGGAATACTGGGCCAGTAGGGGTGGTTCAGGATAATTACCTCGGCTCCTTTGAGACGCATGTCGGCAATCAGCTCACTCCAGCTATCATTCTCCAGAAACAGGGGATTACGTCCCTTTACGCCACCGGGGACGGCCTTGTCCGGATCGAAGGGAAATGCCGTAAAATGTCCATTGCGGGTTGTGACTTCATCACCCGAAATCGCATGGAAGTGTGACTGTGTTCCCGTCGATTTCTGAAACGGACGGTAGTCCGAAATATGATTGTGATCGGTGGCTACAGCGACTTCGATTCCTTCGCCGGCGATTGTGATCATGCGTTCTTCGAATGTGGCATTACCGTGACCGCTGCCGGGTAAGGTATGGATATGGCTGTCACAGGCAATAAATCCCGTGGTATCTACTTCACGTGAAATGATCAAAGTATGTGACTGGGGCTGATCGTAATTTACGACGATCGACTGTTTATCGTATCCCCATTCCATGCCTCGCGTGGCGTACAGCGTATACTTTCCCGGTGGTAATTCGAAAGAATCCCCTGTCCCCAGCGTATAAAGAATCCCGGGACGGACGGCGGTCATCGGCTGACTGGCATTATAGAGGTGGGGCAGTTCACCTGATTCATTCACAATTGTCAGCCGTGCGGGGACAGGCTGATCTTCCGGTGTTTGGACTTTTACGGTCACAGATCCCAGCTGCAACGCCTGCTTCAGAGGTCGAGGATCTAAAACGATATTACGTAGAACGGAAGGTTGTCCTCGACCAGTAATTGCCAGGGTGTTTTCACCTGTTTTGAGAACTTCTGCAGGAACCGTAAAACCGATCCGCTGAAAACCGTCTGCCTGTTTATCAGCCCCAATCTGGCGGGTGTTTGCTTCCAATCGACCCAGGTCCTGGTCATTGATGAAGACCTTCCAGTATCTGCCGGAGCTTTGTTTCAGTAGCTTCAGATCAAACAGCAAAGTAAATTCAGTCGGATTGGCGTGAGCAGAGAATACTGTCTCATAAGTCTTTTTTCCTTCAACCTGATGCGACTTTGCATCAATGACAAGAGGAGATTCAGCGGAGCGGAGTTCGCTGGTAAAAAAGGCCGTGATGCAGACGGTTAATAGAATGAATGCATTATGACGGGACAGGTCCATGAAGAGGGAATCCTAATGAGTGAGCGAGTTACCAGGTGGGCGGGAGAATCAGAAGTATTTACAACAGACACAATCTGCAATGAGAAGTGTTCCTGTCTGTAATCTGATTATAAACGACCGGTTCAAGAACTTCGCAGTGACGATGTGTGAATTTTCTGTGAACAGACTGAATTTCTCTGATGAATGTCACCGTCGATTAATGCACCCTCAGTCAGTTACTTCATACTTGTCTTCGACTCGTACTCCAGGCAACTGCAAAACTGTACGGCTTTATCGCTCAGGAGGGGGATGAAAAAATATTGTCAAAAGCGGTGGATTTCCGCGGCGGGTTTACGTTTATTTCTTAGAGACTCTGAAAGGACGACTCGAGGTTTTGAGCCGTCCGGTTGATCAACTTTTTTGTAGGGCGGGCCTTCGTCAATACAAAAACAACCACGCGCCTGGTGACTGGTGTAGCGCTGTTCGTTCGAACTGTGCGCCAGTGGCCTCGCGCCTCAGGAGATCCCATCATGCTCTTTCGAAAAACCAGTCATCAACGCAAGGCTTCTCGACTCTCCTCTCATATCTCAGTCGTCGAGCACCTTGAAACCCGTCAACTGTTGTCCGCGACGAATTCACTCATGACAGAACCTGCTAATCATCATCATTCGATGTCCGATACAACTCCCGAATATCCGTCGATCGACGGAACAGGGAATAATATCGACAACCCGGAACTGGGCAGTACCGGGACGCAACTGATTCGACTGGCCGAAGCCGCTTACGGCGATGGCCTGTCAACTCCCGCGGGAGAAGACCGGCTGAGTGCCCGGGAAATCAGTAATGTGATCGCAGCAGCTGAGACTTCCCAGACAAATGCCCGTTACCTGACCGATCTGTTCTGGGTCTGGGGACAGTTTATTGATCACGATATTACTTTGACTGAAGCTGCTCATGATGAATATGGTGACCCGTTGGAAGCTTTTCCAATCGAGGTTCCGACAGGTGATCCCTACTTTGATCCGGACGGCTCTGGAGATGATGTGATCAGTCTGAATCGGAGTGCCTTTGAAGAGGACGAAAACGGCATACGTCAGCAGATCAATCAGATTACGGCTTTCATTGATGGGTCGATGATCTACGGTTCTGATGCAGAACGGGCCGACCAGTTGAGAACTTTCAGTAGGGGACAGCTGAAAACCAGCGATGGAGATCTATTGCCTTACGGAGATGATGGATTCTTTCTGGCGGGTGATATTCGGGCTAATGAAAACGTGGCCCTGACGTCAATGCATACTCTCTGGGTACGTGAACACAATCGAGTCGCAACTGAACTGTCGCTGGAGAATCCCGACCTGACCGATGAAGAACTTTATCAGCAGGCGCGACAGATTGTAATCGGTGAATTGCAGGCGATCACGTTTAATGAGTATCTACCTGCGTTATTCGGAGAAGATGCTATCAGTAAATACATGGGATACGATTCCGGTGTTGATCCCAGTATCGCGAACGAGTTTTCCAATGCCGCCTATCGTTACGGTCACACAATGCTGTCGTCTGAACTGCTCCGGTTGGATGCAAATGGAGATGTTGCTGCCGAAGGTAATATCTCGCTGGTCAATGCCTTCTTTAACCCGGGAGAACTGGAAGCCAATGGGATTGATTCCCTGTTACGAGGCGCCTCAGTCAACCTGGCACAGGAAATTGACAATCAACTGGTGGATGATGTGCGGAACTTCTTGTTTGGGCCTCCCGGATCCGGCGGTTTCGATCTGGCGTCGTTGAATATTCAACGTGGGCGTGACCACGGGCTGGCCGATTATAACGCGACCAGGGTTGCTTTGGGCCTGGAAGCAGTGCAGAGTTTCTCAGATATCAGTTCAGATCCAGAAGTGGCAGCAAAACTGGAGGCCCTGTACGGCATGGTTGATAATATTGATCTCTGGGTCGGGGGACTGGCAGAAGATCATCTACCGGGCTCGAGTATGGGGGAGACGTTCACCTCTATCATCGTCGATCAGTTCCAGAGACTGCGGGACGGCGATCGTTTCTGGTATCAGAATATCTTTTCTGGTGATGTATTGAAAGAAATACATGATACGACACTCGCCGATGTAATCGAACGCAATTCAGAGGTATCCGGTCTGCAGGAAAACGTATTCTTTGCACCGTCGGTGCTTCAGATCGACCTTGCAGATCTCGGGAGTAATGATGTTACCATTCGCGAACGAAACGGAAATCTGGAAGTGGTTGACAACAGAACCAGAACCTTGATCAGCAGTCAGTCACTGGAAGGGATTGAGCGTTTAATGTTGACCGGCAGTCATCACGAACCACAGCAGATCACCATTGCCAATCTGAGCAGTGCCATATTACCGGGGGGAATGGTTGTAGAATCAGGCAGAAGCCATTCCGACACATTAGTCTTGAATGGGACAAATCAGAGTGATTCGATTGCGGTGAATGTAAGTTCTGTAGACATATCCGGCCTTCAGATTGATTATACAGGACTGGAGCGGATTGTGCTTCAGGGGATGGACGCGAATGATACGATCGCGGTTGCCGGTGGGTTAGAAGTAGCTGTCAGCATTCTTGATCACCAGGATCGCGATCGACATCATGAGAGAAGAGGAGATCAGGATCATCTCAAGGCGAAGCGAGACAATCACCATCCCAGACAGGAGCCCGTTCGAAACGTAAGGCGGGATTCAATCGAACCCGGTATGATTGTGCTTGATCAGGTATTTGCTTCCAGTGAGCTGGACCAGATTCTAGACCAGCCACCCAAAAGACGTAGACGTTAACCGATAATGAGCGCTGGTTAAGATGGGATTCAATATATCCGGATCCAGGATCTGGCTCCCCAATTCGGGACTGGATCCGGAATATTGTTTCTTCTAGTTGTAATATTCTGACTAAGATAAATACACCAGCCTCATTTTTTATTCATGTGACGATATCGGAGTCTCCTCAGTCACTTGAAATGGATCGGAATAGGTCGACCAGACTTCGGGACCATCGATCCATTCAGAGTCCTGAAGCAGGCAACGGTCCAGGACTTTACGAATCAGGGTCTCATCCATGTCACGACCAATAAAGACCAGTTCCTGACGACGGTCCCCGTACTGTCCCTCATATCGGGACAGAATCTCCCTCTTCTGGTTTTGATCAATGTTCCACTCCTCCGGCTTTGTGGCAGCCCACCAGTAACCAGCGGGATCAAATCGCACGGAGATACCGGCGTGTGACCAGAGATTGGCAATATTATGCTGCGAAGCGAGCCAGGCAAAGCCTTTACTGCGGAGAACATGCTCCAGCCAGGAATCGTCTCTGTCCAGTGCCCGCCAGAGACGTTCCGGATGAAAGGGGCGACGGGCCTGGTAAGTGAAACTCTGCACTCCATATTCGTCGACTTCCGAATGAACTTCACCCCGCGGTGTTTCGAGCCAGCCTGTATGCGTAGAAGCCGAATCCATGTCAAACAGGCCTGTTCCCAGCACTTGTTTTAAATCGACTTTTCCGAATGAGGATTCGAGAATATGAGCGTTGGGATTCAGGTGCTGAATGACTGCATGCAGTTGTTCGAGTTCCTGCCTGCTGACAAGGTCTGCTTTATTGATCAGAATGATATTCGCAAATTCGACCTGATCGATGAGCAGGTCGACAATATTCCGTCGATCGTCTTCGCTCAGTCCCAGCTCCCGGTCAACCAGATCTTCGTGGGACTGATAGTCACGCTGAAAATTAGCGGCATCAATGACTGTTACAAGAGTGTCCAGCTGCGCGAAATCCGAGAGGCTTCTGCCTTCTTCATCTGCAAACGTGAAGGTCTCGGCGACAGGCATTGGTTCTGAAATGCCCGTCGATTCAATCAGGAGATAATCGAACCGCTGTTCCTGTGCCAGGCGACTGACTTCCACCATCAGATCTTCTCTGAGGGTGCAGCAGATGCAGCCATTGGACATTTCCACAAGCTTTTCTTCCGTACGGCTCAACGCCTGATTTCCTTCTCTCACCAATGCGGCGTCGATATTGATCTCACTCATGTCGTTGACGATCACAGCCACTTTCAGCCCGGCCCGATTGGCCAGAACGTGATTGAGCAGTGTGGTTTTTCCCGCTCCCAGGAAACCGGAGAGCACGGTCACGGGCAGTTTGCGAGGAACGTTTTCGGAACTCTGAATCATGGGTAAACTCCATTCTGTAAAATGTGATTCGTATTATTGATTCCCGTGCTGTCAGAGACCTGACAGAGAGGAAGGATTTCAAGCAGCGATCAGACAGTGGCTTCGTGACGAAACCTGATGTGCGCAAGCTGAGGGTAATGATCCGGGACTGGAGGCGAGGAACTCAGTTCATGTCCCTGAGATAAGCGTCCACCATGCGGCGATGTGTATGTTGTATATCCGCGACCAGACGACGTATCTCTTCATGTTCTTCGTCCTCAATCTCGTGGGCCAGCAGTTCCAGCTTTTCCCGCAGCAATTGAGCCTTCCAGTGATGGTATTCACTAAGATTCAGGTTTCGTAAATAGACGCCGACTTCCAGTTTGCGGGTCCAGTCATCATAGATGTCAATCCAGTATTTCGAGTGGGAGACGTTTCCAGACAAAGCGCCGGAAAGCGCTTCCGTCTTGGCAATCGTCATCTCTTCGCACACCACATCCGGTGAGGGGTAATAAGAAAAACAGCCGACTCCACTGGCAACGATCAGGCCGACCAGAATCAAAATCCCCAGGACGGGACCGGGAAGCACAATGTCATATTTGCCGGACTTCACGGGTTCCACTTTTTTCAGCCAGTCTTCGATTCGTCCACGGCGATCCACTAACCTCAGAAGAAAACCGATCAGGATCACGCCCCCCAGAATACCTGCCGAATAGATTTCATAGGGATCAATGACATGCCCCAGCTTCTGTTTCGCTGTTTGATAGAAGCTGGTCGTGCCCGGACTGAAAGGCTGGCAATAAATGTCGAACGCATGCGTGTGATCTGCCGGTTCAATATTGGTTGGGAAGAGCGGTTTCTCCACTCCATAGGCCAGCCCGATGATGACCAGCAGCAGGAGGCCAAACCAGACCATCGTTTTTTTCCAGTTGTAATTGCGAACGATCCAGGCCACCAGGCCCAGATTCACACCCGCACCGAGTACCAGCAGAATGAAGGCGGCACCGACCGAGTTGGCATGCTGAAACATTGATCCCAACTGAGACATCGCCAGCATGGGAGTCGCATAGACGGGAATCGCTACACCGGTCATCAGCAGGGGGGCGTATGAATTATCGTAGTTGACGGACCTCTGCAGACTGGCTTGCGGCAGAAATGCTCCCAGCAGAGCGACTCCTGCCAGACCGATCAGGATATATACCAGGCTGGCTCCAGATGCTTCTTTGGCTGCACTGTAACCGACAGATAAAACGCGTTTGATTCCGTAGGGGATTACCTGGTCATCGGCTGGTTGTTCTGTTTTCTCAGGGAACAGTCGGTCCCAGATGGTTCCCACCAGGGTGACGATGAGCAGCGAGAAGAGTGCGAAGGTCAGGATCGTGACCGGCTCGGAAAGGGTCAGTCCGTAGAGCAGAGAAAGCGGGTTAAACAGCGGGGCAGACATGGCGAAAGCAATAATCGTGCCTCCTGCCAGTCCTGCTTTCTTTAACTCTCGGGCAACGGGGATGACGCCCAACGAACAGACCGGAAGCAGCATCCCGATCACCCAGGCCCGGAACAGAGAGGATCGGGTGCCTTCACCAAACAGCCTTCTGGTTTCTACGGAACCAAAGAATCGCTGAAAGATAGCTGCAATAAACAAACCTGCCAGAATGAAGGGAGCGGCTTCCAGCAGGCACTGTACGAAGCGGAGTGCGAAGCCCCAGAGATAGTATTGAATCATGACGAAGTTCCGAATCAGAAAGAGAAGTCAGAAAAAATGAGCCTTGCGTCGGTTAACTTTGAAACTTCTTTGTTTCTGAGCGTCCCGTATACTGTTTTAATTTGTCGACCAGGAGAAAGTAGCGGCCGACCAGAGTGGCGTCGACCTGGGAGAAATCCGTCTGTTGAAAGACCGATTTAATCTCAGTGGAAAGCTGTTGGACCTCATTCCAGTCCTTGTGTTTCAATTCGCTGTCGGCTGCCAGTTCAGGGATCCAGTCAATGATTTCCCCCAGTTGCTGTTTTTCCTCCTGGTTCACCGAGGCCGGACTCTGATTCAGCAGAGTTCTCATCCGGCTGTCCAGTTCTCTCACAGTCTGGGTATAAGTTTTAGGCTTATGTTCCGGAATATGATGTTCCAGGTGATCTTCTTCCGTAGCTGATTCCCCAGTCTGAGTACATCCGGCCTGAATTGAACTCAGGAGACTTCCCAGACACAGTACGGTAATGACCGGGAATCGACTTTTGAAAAGAGGCTCATGTTGCATTGGTCTGCCTGTGATTACGAAAGAGAAGAAACCTTTGAGTAATGAATTCAGTTAGAGGACGGCAATGTATATTCGGGCAGCTTCACCGATTTGAGTATCTCCTCAATCAGTGCCCGGCTTTCAGACTGATCCACGCCCAGGCGAACACTGAGCACGGGCAGGGCCGTTTCCAACAGATCGTCAGGGATGACATAACTTCTCTGCTCCAGAAAAGCGTGTGCCTGGGCAACCCGCTGCCAGGTCAGTAAACCACGCGGGCTCAATCCCAGGCTGACCTGCGCGTGTTTACGGGTCACATTTCCGATCTGAACCAGATAGCGTTGCACCGACTCTGCTACGGGAATCGCCACAATCTTGCGTTGCATGTCCAGAAGTTCCTGTTCGCCAAACACCGGTTCCAGTTCAGCGATTACATCCGTATTTTGATCGATGGCTGCAGCCAGCATGCGGATTTCATCGTTTTCTTCCGGGTATCCGATGCTCAGCTTCATGGAAAACCGGTCGAGCTGTGCTTCGGGCAGGGGGTAAGTACCATGCTGATCGATCGGGTTCTGTGTGGCGATCACGAAATAATCCTGAGATAACTGGTAGCGAACCGCATCCACGGTCACCTGCCGTTCTGCCATCGCTTCGAGTAACGCACTCTGGGTACGGGGAGTCGCTCGATTGATCTCATCTGCCAGCATGATGTCGGAAAAGACGGGCCCCTGACGAAATTCAAATTCATGTGTCTTCTGATTGAAAATATTGAAGCCGGTGATATCGCTGGGCAGTAAGTCGGGTGTGCATTGCACTCTGGCAAACCGGCCCCCAATCAGTGTGGCGAGTGCTTTGGCCAGCATCGTCTTGCCCAGACCGGGGTGGTCTTCCAGCAGCAGATGACCGCGGGAAAGCAGGCAGATGATCACATTGTCGATGACATCCGCTTTCCCTTTGAGCACCTGATTCAGTTTGTCTCGCAGTTGATCGACTCTGGAATATTCCTGTTGTAAATCCATCTGGATGTTTTTTTCTAATAGAGATGCCATGCGTGCCTGCTTATAAAAATGGATAAATGCGTCTGTCAGGGCGTCCGTTTAACCCAGCGGGCTTCGTTTATGATTTGATAACAGCAGTCGCTGATCTGTTCTCTGCCGGGAGACTGAACCTGATCAGCGGAACTGGGAGCAAAGGCGGCCCAGTTCACATAGTAAGCCAGATCCGCCAGACAGTTTGCGTTGACCGATAAATGTTCTGATTGCTGCCTGAACCACTGGTTGAGGGACATTGTCAGTGGTCGCTTCTGTCCCTGGCCTCTGATGCGTAATTCGAGCAGCCAGAGGGTTCTGAAAATCAACCGGCGGGTATCGCGGGGGCGATAGAGTCTGAGCCAGCCCGTGATCAGGCAGGCACTGATCTGATACCGGAAGAGGCAGACGCCGATGAGGCTTGCGAGTGCGATGAAACAGAAAACGAAGTGATTGCAAATCCAGTAGGTAGCAACCAGGATCGCTTCGACGGTTCTCTCATATAAAGACAGGGGGGGTCCCAGTACCGCATAACCGGCTGTGGGCTCGATGGTACACCAGTCATCAGGCCCCGGTCCGACTTTCACCTCTACCCAGAAATGGACATCGTCTGCACAGACCGGAGTGTGGTCCGATTTCAAATCATAGTCAGCCGGACTGGCGTAGAAGCCACTGACCAGCCTGGTCGAGTATCCCAGGGAACGTAGCATCAGGGCGGCGGATGAGGCAATCAGGTAATCTGGGCCCACCTTGCTTTCGAACAGGAATTCATCCAGAGGCAACTGTTGCTTTCCATCAAAAGCGACTGAGCGATCTTGCTCGAAGTGTTCGCGGTGATACTGCTCAATTTTCTTAATTCGATCCCAGTCATTCTCCGTGTCAGCGACCAGCTGATTTGCCAGTCTGCGAATTTTGGGAATCAGCGGTACTTCAGGTAGCGCGATGTAATGCTTCTGCTGATGCGACAGGGCAGCGAAGCGGGCATCGCGATACTGAATCTGTTTTTGATCGGGAAAATGGCTGATCAAATGCATGGGAACCAGGCGGGGCAACTCTTTGCGTTCGAGTTTCACAATGCTGTCCTGATACCAGCCAAACAGGTCCAGGCGATCAACCAGGTCAATATGAATCTCGCGCAGGTGCAGGGGAGCCGGAAGCTGATTCGATTTCAGGTGGTTATTGGTAATGACGTGCAGTTCGTTCCTGCACTCCTGGGACAGCGTATGGGCTTTCCCATTCACAACGATCCAGGGTTTTTCAAAGCGCTCTTTGAGAGTAATGCTCTTCTTAAAGTCTGTTTTTAATGGTTCGCTGAACCAGTTCACTCCATCGAAAATATCGTACGTCTCCATGCGCAGGTGCAGGGGAGTCCT
This sequence is a window from Gimesia sp.. Protein-coding genes within it:
- a CDS encoding transglutaminase-like domain-containing protein, whose product is MPAERTNSAESRILHYVSIAMVLTGALALCISDSHGRYSRTWIAVNTLIEVTVAFLGARYFLALKKRGGVESTVNLILLAVMLLSLAWEPVQRIFFGTGRPFELILMFAVKNTILVMAAAGCWGKYQRFAAWGSIFLMICAATTYSGPDMIALAGLELVLGFFWLFYSHWNSLKVALLPAVKKQNLGKYLLLSAMAVLLFMIVSFSGENPIVHTFKGFIPSSGGDSRGDLHARDGLGDGELLVAGKYDIRSFAPIENAPFMSSDDPSLYDIMSDTYEEPGEISKNIDRAIGLKLQDQKIEEKELPDAENINRHFSTARDQKVAEEKSSDGISSDAILHVSGRTPLHLRMETYDIFDGVNWFSEPLKTDFKKSITLKERFEKPWIVVNGKAHTLSQECRNELHVITNNHLKSNQLPAPLHLREIHIDLVDRLDLFGWYQDSIVKLERKELPRLVPMHLISHFPDQKQIQYRDARFAALSHQQKHYIALPEVPLIPKIRRLANQLVADTENDWDRIKKIEQYHREHFEQDRSVAFDGKQQLPLDEFLFESKVGPDYLIASSAALMLRSLGYSTRLVSGFYASPADYDLKSDHTPVCADDVHFWVEVKVGPGPDDWCTIEPTAGYAVLGPPLSLYERTVEAILVATYWICNHFVFCFIALASLIGVCLFRYQISACLITGWLRLYRPRDTRRLIFRTLWLLELRIRGQGQKRPLTMSLNQWFRQQSEHLSVNANCLADLAYYVNWAAFAPSSADQVQSPGREQISDCCYQIINEARWVKRTP